The following are from one region of the Vitis riparia cultivar Riparia Gloire de Montpellier isolate 1030 chromosome 14, EGFV_Vit.rip_1.0, whole genome shotgun sequence genome:
- the LOC117930149 gene encoding probable methyltransferase PMT9 yields the protein MKHKSEPAHVTKLVKYVLVGLVVFLGLICLYCGSLLAPGSRRADDDATADGVDPVLGGYVREDGDFDDLFEDQEHNPEVPKSIPVCDMRFSELIPCLDRNLIYQLKLKPNLALMEHYERHCPPPERRYNCLIPPPIGYKIPIRWPASRDEVWKVNIPHTHLASEKSDQNWMVVNGDKINFPGGGTHFHNGADKYIIALARMLKFPDDKLNNGGNIRNVLDVGCGVASFGAYLLPHDIMAMSLAPNDVHENQIQFALERGIPSTLGVLGTKRLPYPSRSFEMAHCSRCRIDWLQRDGILLLELDRLLRPGGYFVYSSPEAYARDAVNRRIWNATSDLLKRMCWRVVSKKDQTVIWAKPTSNSCFAKRDPGTIPPLCSSGDDPDASWNVFMKACITPYSGKVHRQKGSGLVPWPQRLTTAPSRLEEFGISAEEFQEDTSIWYFRVFEYWKQMKSVVEKDSFRNVMDMNSNLGGFAAALKDKDVWVMNVAPVNASAKLKIIYDRGLIGTVHDWCESFSTYPRTYDLLHAWQVFSEIEEHGCSSEDLLIEMDRILRPDGFVIIRDKPSIINYIQKFLIALRWDGWSIEVEPRIDVLSASDERVLIARKKWEEVSTI from the exons ATGAAGCACAAAAGCGAGCCTGCTCATGTTACTAAGCTAGTGAAGTACGTTCTGGTCGGACTCGTTGTTTTTCTGGGCTTGATTTGTCTGTACTGCGGATCTTTGCTCGCCCCGGGTTCTCGGAGAGCTGATGACGATGCCACCGCCGACGGCGTCGATCCCGTGCTCGGCGGATATGTACGTGAAGACGGTGATTTCGATGACTTGTTCGAAGATCAAGAGCACAATCCGGAAGTTCCCAAAAGCATACCT GTTTGTGATATGAGGTTTTCGGAGTTGATACCTTGCTTGGATAGAAATCTCATATACCAACTGAAATTGAAGCCCAATTTGGCATTAATGGAGCACTATGAGCGGCATTGTCCACCTCCAGAGCGGCGCTACAATTGCCTGATTCCACCCCCAATTGGTTACAAG ATCCCTATTAGATGGCCGGCAAGCAGGGATGAAGTGTGGAAGGTGAATATACCACACACACATCTTGCATCAGAGAAATCGGATCAGAATTGGATGGTTGTGAACggagataaaataaattttcctgGTGGTGGAACCCATTTCCATAATGGAGCTGATAAGTACATCATTGCTCTTGCGAGG ATGCTTAAGTTTCCTGATGATAAACTCAACAATGGGGGAAACATCAGGAATGTTCTTGACGTGGGTTGTGGGGTTGCAAGTTTTGGGGCCTATCTTCTCCCCCATGACATTATGGCTATGTCTCTTGCGCCCAATGATGTTCATGAGAATCAAATACAGTTTGCACTGGAGAGGGGGATCCCATCTACTCTTGGTGTCTTGGGGACAAAGAGACTTCCTTATCCAAGCAGATCATTTGAAATGGCTCATTGTTCACGATGTAGAATTGATTGGCTTCAAAGAGATGGGATTCTCTTGTTAGAACTGGATAGATTACTAAGACCAGGTGGGTATTTTGTGTACTCTTCTCCTGAAGCCTATGCACGGGATGCGGTAAATCGAAGGATTTGGAATGCTACATCTGATCTGCTGAAAAGGATGTGCTGGAGAGTTGTTTCAAAGAAAGACCAGACTGTTATATGGGCGAAGCCGACAAGTAACAGCTGTTTTGCAAAGAGAGACCCTGGGACTATCCCCCCTCTGTGTAGTTCCGGTGATGATCCTGACGCCTCTTGGAATGTGTTCATGAAGGCATGCATCACACCATACTCAGGAA AGGTGCACAGACAAAAAGGGAGTGGATTAGTTCCTTGGCCACAAAGGCTTACCACTGCACCCTCTCGCCTCGAAGAATTTGGTATCAGTGCTGAGGAATTCCAAGAAGACACT AGCATTTGGTATTTTAGAGTGTTTGAGTACTGGAAGCAGATGAAGTCTGTTGTAGAGAAGGACTCCTTCAGAAATGTCATGGATATGAACTCAAACCTTGGTGGATTTGCTGCCGCTCTTAAAGATAAAGATGTTTGGGTGATGAATGTTGCTCCTGTTAATGCATCTGCCAAACTGAAGATCATATATGATCGAGGCTTGATTGGAACAGTTCATGATTG GTGTGAATCATTTTCTACATACCCACGCACCTACGATCTACTTCATGCCTGGCAAGTGTTCTCAGAGATTGAGGAACATGGCTGTAGTTCAGAGGATCTACTAATTGAGATGGATCGGATACTACGGCCAGATGGCTTTGTCATTATAAGGGACAAACCCtctatcataaattatatacaGAAGTTCTTGATTGCATTAAGGTGGGATGGCTGGTCAATAGAAGTAGAACCAAGGATTGATGTTCTTTCTGCCAGTGATGAAAGAGTTTTAATTGCAAGAAAGAAATGGGAGGAGGTTTCAACAATTTGA
- the LOC117930012 gene encoding abscisic acid receptor PYL6-like codes for MPSNPPKFSLVVHNINSPNSITTATTASSAANNNNTSTMPPHKQVQKRYPLTSATQVPNVVSCHHTHFVSPNQCCSVVVQQIAAPVSIVWSVVRRFNNSQAYKHFVKSCHVVVGDKDVDTLHEVHIISGLPVANKTKALQVVPPRLVLRLQRSVVQVWCTKEDGQSEQPPPITTNP; via the coding sequence atgcCCTCAAACCCTCCAAAATTCTCGCTTGTGGTTCATAATATCAACAGTCCTAATAGCATTACCACTGCCACCACCGCTTCTTCCGCCGCGAATAACAATAATACTTCAACTATGCCTCCTCACAAGCAAGTTCAAAAGCGGTATCCTCTAACAAGCGCCACCCAGGTCCCTAATGTTGTGTCATGCCACCACACCCACTTTGTCAGCCCCAATCAATGTTGCTCCGTCGTTGTCCAGCAAATCGCCGCCCCTGTCTCCATCGTCTGGTCTGTCGTCCGCCGCTTCAACAATTCCCAGGCCTACAAGCACTTCGTCAAGAGTTGTCACGTTGTTGTTGGCGACAAAGATGTCGACACTCTTCATGAGGTCCACATCATATCCGGCCTCCCCGTAGCCAACAAAACCAAAGCACTCCAGGTCGTTCCTCCCAGGTTGGTGCTACGTCTTCAAAGGAGTGTTGTGCAGGTGTGGTGCACCAAGGAGGATGGCCAAAGCGAACAGCCACCACCTATCACCACCAACCCCTAG